One region of Rhodocaloribacter litoris genomic DNA includes:
- a CDS encoding EcsC family protein — translation MSHVPVPAPQPSPYERAVWRQAQAWRNPEKGWLAQAAGAISEAWSDVADLLCQVPGVGWTVDNVVAGLLTVVNEVCQDTVPADAICHVYRQAGHPVRHPRDIRRLDLAEVDRALAGLRGKYRALAAAEGAATGLAGASGIVPDLVALVALNLRATGEYAAYCGFDIAEAGERLYALSILDHVSRSRSKARDLALSPVLSAAGRVARRQGLQAIEQMGLTRALERAVRMLGLRLTGAKLGQAVPVVGAVVGSGFNAYYTDRVCRTAYHLYRERFLFEKYGPAILQEAAPHPAA, via the coding sequence ATGTCGCACGTACCGGTACCGGCTCCGCAGCCCTCGCCCTACGAGCGGGCGGTGTGGCGGCAGGCGCAGGCCTGGCGCAACCCGGAGAAGGGGTGGCTGGCACAGGCGGCCGGGGCGATCTCGGAGGCCTGGAGCGACGTAGCCGACCTTCTCTGCCAGGTGCCCGGCGTCGGGTGGACCGTCGACAACGTGGTGGCCGGGTTGCTCACGGTGGTCAATGAAGTCTGCCAGGATACCGTGCCGGCCGATGCCATCTGCCATGTCTACCGGCAGGCGGGGCACCCGGTCCGTCATCCCCGTGACATCCGCCGGCTCGACCTGGCCGAGGTGGACCGGGCCCTGGCGGGGCTCCGCGGCAAATACCGGGCGCTGGCGGCCGCCGAGGGCGCGGCGACGGGACTGGCCGGTGCCTCCGGCATCGTGCCCGACCTGGTGGCGCTGGTGGCGCTCAACCTCCGGGCCACCGGCGAATACGCGGCCTATTGCGGCTTCGACATCGCCGAGGCCGGGGAACGCCTCTATGCCCTCTCCATCCTGGACCACGTCTCGCGTTCGCGCAGCAAGGCACGCGACCTGGCGCTGAGCCCCGTACTCTCGGCCGCCGGACGGGTGGCCCGCCGGCAGGGCCTGCAGGCCATCGAACAGATGGGGCTGACGCGTGCCCTCGAACGGGCGGTTCGGATGCTGGGCCTTCGCCTGACCGGCGCCAAGCTGGGACAGGCCGTTCCCGTCGTCGGGGCCGTGGTCGGGAGCGGCTTCAATGCCTATTACACCGACCGCGTTTGCCGGACGGCCTATCATCTCTATCGCGAGCGTTTCCTTTTTGAAAAGTACGGGCCGGCAATCCTGCAAGAAGCGGCCCCTCATCCGGCGGCGTGA
- a CDS encoding putative porin: MAVLLGGWLAVPLAAQEADTLRGAPAAATTASFPAPVAFPVPGDAVGTALPARTIALDPVDLLGAQPGSFVYDFGTPGWPHGWSPYGVSPNTVGLYVDGLPFNDLITGRARYDLIPFTFMEPLRVQPAWNDAPVAVQGRLRAFDVAEPLTEIRYRTSNKGLQSVTVAHVQQRRPGWLGNPARLNVLFGYGGHAARGEYPGSRLRRARQLLLRLQYARPGWAVEVKELFNRRRVGAHGGVLPIPGAPYASIYQRLGARVEREEARRETIRNDLSVTLQVQLAAGYAPLRLTGFWTNERFQYRNAADTLTARMRRLGVQATHSLLPGRLHLRAAFWHDRVREGRALPDSLGLTRTQVHLAARDTLAAGGFEAVLEGGYHRDGGRTYPAAFGRLARETGPVTLFVEASRTVQPVSPMVRYGFGSVVRPSDEPGGPVTLGRGGFTVRLGSFDLTAFAFLHQTTDPLDLFVVAGDTVAARVETGTWRRAGIALDLGFRRHARRGLYFVFRPTFSRPDPPAGALPDALPGVFGEARLGARFVLFRNDLDLDVTLRGRYWGAMQGRTLHPPTGLLVLPEAGARPVDAAGTLDLFVSAGVRTAILFLAYENMLSGTALLVGNLIVPDYPLPERRFRFGVFWPIFN; the protein is encoded by the coding sequence GTGGCGGTGCTGCTGGGGGGGTGGCTGGCCGTGCCGCTGGCGGCCCAGGAGGCCGACACCCTCCGGGGGGCGCCGGCCGCGGCGACGACGGCGTCTTTCCCCGCCCCCGTGGCGTTTCCCGTGCCCGGCGACGCGGTCGGGACGGCGCTGCCGGCCCGGACGATTGCCCTGGACCCGGTCGACCTGCTGGGCGCGCAGCCCGGCAGCTTCGTCTACGATTTCGGCACGCCGGGCTGGCCGCATGGCTGGAGCCCGTACGGGGTCAGCCCGAACACCGTGGGGCTCTACGTCGACGGGTTGCCCTTCAACGACTTGATCACCGGCCGGGCCCGCTACGACCTGATCCCGTTCACGTTCATGGAGCCGCTTCGGGTGCAGCCGGCCTGGAACGATGCGCCGGTGGCGGTGCAGGGCCGGCTGCGTGCGTTCGACGTCGCCGAGCCGCTGACGGAGATCCGCTACCGTACGAGCAACAAGGGGTTACAGAGTGTGACGGTGGCACACGTGCAGCAGCGTCGTCCCGGATGGCTGGGAAACCCGGCCCGGCTGAACGTGCTCTTCGGCTACGGCGGGCACGCGGCGCGCGGGGAGTATCCCGGCAGCCGGTTACGGCGGGCGCGTCAGTTGCTGCTGCGGCTGCAGTATGCCCGTCCCGGCTGGGCGGTGGAAGTGAAGGAACTCTTCAACCGGCGGCGTGTGGGGGCCCACGGCGGGGTGCTGCCGATCCCGGGGGCTCCCTATGCGTCCATCTACCAGCGGCTCGGGGCCCGGGTGGAGCGGGAGGAAGCCCGGCGCGAAACCATCCGCAACGACCTGTCGGTCACGCTCCAGGTGCAGCTGGCGGCCGGGTATGCGCCCCTGCGCCTGACTGGCTTCTGGACGAACGAGCGCTTCCAGTACCGCAACGCGGCGGACACCCTCACGGCCCGGATGCGCCGGCTCGGCGTGCAGGCGACGCACAGTCTCCTGCCGGGCCGGCTGCATCTCCGCGCCGCGTTCTGGCACGACCGCGTCCGCGAGGGCCGGGCGCTCCCCGACTCGCTCGGCCTCACCCGGACGCAGGTGCACCTTGCGGCCCGTGACACCCTCGCCGCCGGCGGTTTTGAGGCGGTCCTCGAAGGCGGGTACCACCGGGACGGCGGGCGTACCTATCCGGCCGCCTTCGGACGGCTGGCCCGGGAAACCGGTCCCGTGACCCTCTTCGTCGAGGCAAGCCGGACGGTGCAGCCGGTTTCCCCCATGGTACGTTATGGCTTCGGATCCGTCGTACGCCCCTCGGACGAACCCGGCGGGCCCGTGACGCTGGGCCGCGGCGGCTTCACGGTCCGGCTGGGCTCCTTCGACCTGACGGCCTTTGCCTTCCTTCACCAGACCACCGACCCGCTCGATCTTTTCGTCGTGGCCGGAGACACGGTGGCGGCCCGGGTGGAGACCGGCACCTGGCGGCGTGCCGGCATCGCGCTCGATCTCGGCTTCCGCCGCCACGCCCGGCGGGGCCTCTACTTCGTCTTCCGGCCCACCTTCAGCCGCCCCGACCCGCCGGCCGGGGCCCTGCCCGACGCCCTGCCGGGCGTCTTCGGCGAGGCCCGCCTCGGCGCCCGGTTCGTCCTCTTCCGGAACGACCTCGATCTCGACGTCACCCTCCGGGGACGCTACTGGGGCGCGATGCAGGGACGCACGTTGCACCCGCCCACGGGACTGCTCGTCTTGCCCGAAGCCGGTGCGCGCCCGGTCGATGCCGCCGGCACGCTCGACCTGTTCGTGTCGGCCGGAGTACGTACGGCCATCCTCTTCCTCGCCTATGAGAACATGCTCAGCGGTACCGCCCTGCTGGTGGGAAACCTGATCGTTCCGGACTATCCGCTTCCGGAGCGCCGTTTTCGGTTCGGCGTTTTCTGGCCGATCTTCAACTGA